In Serinicoccus marinus DSM 15273, the genomic stretch CCGGCACCGACCCGGCCCGCTGGCGGGTGCACACCTCCGCCCGGCGGCAGGTCGGCGAGTCGCTCGGCGGCACCGCTCCCATGGCGCTCACCTGGGTGAGCTGCGGCATCGACTACCCGAAGCTCGCGGAGGGGGCCTGCGACGCGCTCGTCTACCACGGGACGCGTCCGTGGGACCACGTGCCCGGCGCGCTGCTCGTCCACGAGGTGGGTGGTCTGGTCGCGACCGACGAGGGCGAGGCATACACCCCGCGCAGCGACCCGCGCGGGATCCTCGCGACCGCCGGCCAGGCGGTGCTGGACCGGCTGCGTCAGGTCTCCTGAGAGCGTGGCGGTTCATGCTGGGCTGTGTCGTGCTCGGTGGTGTCGTGCACGGCTGCCCGCAGCGCGAGCTCCCGCGCCAGCGTCGTCACCTGCTGCTCCAGCTGGCGCATACGCCGGTAGGAGGCCGCGACATACCCCAGGAAGACGACGGTGAGGCCGTAGAGCAGCAGGTCCGCGCCCCGGCCCACCCCGAGCAGCTGGGCCACCTGCGTGAGGACGCGGGGGAAGAGGATCGCCACCGCCGCGAGCACGACGAAGGCCACGAGCAGCAGCCGTCGCACCGCCTGGTGCCGCACCCCGGCGGTCGAGCGGGTGAGCATCGCGGTCACGACGACGACGCTGACCAGCAGCACCAGCTTGATCACGGGTTGGTCGAGCACGTCAGCGCCTCGCTCTCGTCGGTGTCACGGTCGTGGGCGTCACTGCGGTCCATGTCAACGCGGTCGATGTCACTTCAGGATGGTGTCGACGAGGATGTTGACCGAGTTCATCAGCGACTGCCCCTTGGCCCGGCTGTAGTCGGTGTAGAGCACGTGCACCGGGTGCTCGGCCCACGGCAGCCGGGTGCGACCGAGCTGCAGGACGATCTCGGTGGCGTGGGCCATGCGGTTCTGGCGCAGGTCGAGCCGGGTGGCGGCGTCGCGGCGGATGACCCGGAGCCCGTTGTGCGCATCGGTGAGCTTCATCCCGGTCTGCTGGTTGGTCAGCCAGACCGCCGCCTTGAGCACGAGCTTCTTGACCACCCCCGGGCGGGTGCGGTCGTCGAGGAAGCGGGAGCCGAAGACGATCGCGAGGTCCTCGTCCCGGGCACGCTGCACCATCTGCGCCGCGTCGGCCGGCCGGTGCTGCCCGTCGGCGTCGAAGGTGACGAGGTATGCCGCGTCCGTCGCGTCGAGGACGTAGCGCATCCCGGTCTGCAGCGCGGCCCCCTGGCCGAGGTTGAACGGGTGCTGCACGACCACGGCACCGGCCTCCCGGGCGCGCTCGGCGGAGGCGTCGTGGGAGGCGTCGTCGACGCAGACGACGTGGGGGAACAACGCCCGTGCCTCGCGGAGGACCTCCTCGACCACCTGCGCCTCGTCGAACAGGGGGATCACCAGCCAGGCGTCCTCCTGCACGGGCGATAGAGTCATGGCTGCATTGTCCCCCACCGCTACCCCTGGGAGTCCCGTGACGACACGCATCGTCGACAGCGCCGATGTCGCGGACAGCGCGAGCATCGGTGACGACAGCTCGGTCTGGCACCTCGCGCAGGTGCGGGAGGACGCCGTCGTCGGCGCCGGGTGCATCGTGGGGCGGGGGGCCTACGTCGGCACGGGCGTGCACCTCGGGGACCACTGCAAGTTGCAGAACTACGCGCTGGTCTACGAGCCGGCCAGGCTGGGCCACGGGGTCTTCGTCGGGCCCGCGGCCGTGCTGACCAACGACACCTTCCCCCGCGCGGTCAACCCGGACGGCTCGCGCAAGGACGCGAGCGACTGGGACGCCGTGGGCGTCACCGTGGGCGACGGGGCCTCGATCGGGGCCCGCGCCGTCTGCATCGCCCCGGTCGAGATCGGCCCGTGGGCCACCGTCGCCGCGGGGGCGGTCGTCGCCAAGGACGTGCCCGCCCACGCCCTGGTCGTCGGCGTCCCGGCCCGGCAGGTCGGGTGGGTGGGCCACGCCGGCCGCCCGCTCGAGCCGAGCGGCACCCCGGGGCAGTGGCGCTGCCCGCAGACGGGGACGACATACCTCGAGAGCGACGGTGCCCTGCGCCGCGCCGGGACCGATGAGGAGACCGCATGACCGAGCAGCCCATGATCCCCGCGGCCAAGCCGCTGATCGGGGAGGACGAGCGCGCAGCGGTGGACCGGGTGCTGCGCTCGGGAATGGTGGCCCAGGGGCCCGAGGTCGCGGCCTTCGAGGGGGAGTTCGGCGCCCAGCTCGTCGCGGGGCGCACCTGCGTCGCGGTCAACTCCGGCACCTCCGGGCTGCACCTGGGGCTGCTCGCCTGCGGGATCGGCGCCGGCGACGAGGTGATCGTGCCCAGCTTCACCTTCGCGGCGACCGCCAACGCGGTGGCGCTGACGGGGGCGACTCCGGTCTTCGCCGACATCAGCCCGGACACCTTCAACCTCGACCCGGAGTCGGTGCGGGCCGCGCTGACCGACCGGACCGCTGCGGTCATGCCGGTGCACCTCTACGGCCACCCGGCGGACATGGACGCGTTGCGCGCGGTGACCGCCGAGCACGGCGTCCAGCTCTTCGAGGACGCGGCGCAGGCGCACGGGGCGACCTATCACGGCACGCCGGTCGGCCGGTTCGGCTCGTTCGCGATGTTCAGCCTCTACCCGACGAAGAACATGACCTCGGGCGAGGGCGGGATGGTCGCCTGTGCCGACGAGGAGATCGCGCGGGGCGTGCGGCTGCTGCGCAACCAGGGGATGGAGAAGCAGTACGCCAACGAGGTCATCGGGCTCAACAACCGGATGACCGACATCCACGCGGCCATCGGGCGGGTGCAGCTGACCAAGGTCGGGGCGTGGACGGAGGCGCGGCAGGCCAACGCGCGCTGGCTCGACGAGCACCTCGCCGGGGTGGACGGGGTCGTGGTGCCGCCGGTGCGGGAGGGGTGCACACACGTCTACCACCAGTACACCGTCCGGATCGACGGGGCCACGGGCGAGCAGCGGGACGAGGTGGTCGCGGCGCTGCGCGAGGAGCACCACGTGGGTGCGGGGTCTACTACCCGACGCCGAACCACGAGCTGGTGTCCCTGGCACGCTTCGCGCCGGCCGGGGAGCTGCCGGAGACGGCGCGGGCGGCCGCCGAGGTGATCAGCCTGCCGGTGCACCCCCCACCCCTCGCTCACCGAGCAGGACCTGGAGCGGGTCGTCGACGCGGTGTCCGCCGTCGTGGGAGCGGGGGCGTGATGGAGGACGGCACGACGATCCGGATGGGGCTCATCGGGCTGGGCTCGATGGGGCGGCACCATGCGCGGGTGATCCGTGAGGTCGAGGGGATGGACCTGGTCGCGGTGGCCGATCCCTACGGCGACAAGCACGGGGTGGCCGGGCCGCTGCCGGTGCTGCCCGATGTCGAGGCGCTCATCGGCGAGGGCATCGACGCCGCGATGGTGGCGGTGCCGACCTATCTGCACGAGGAGGTCGCGCTGGCGCTGGCCGAGGCCGGTGTCCACACGATGGTGGAGAAGCCGATCGCCGCGACCGCGGAGTCCGGGGAGCGCGTGGCCCGCGCCTTCGAGGAGGCCGGGCTGGTCGGGGCGGTGGGTTATGTCGAGCGGTGCAACCCGGCGCTGCGGGAGATGCGGCGGCGGATCGAGGCCGGTGAGCTGGGCGAGGTCTACCAGATCACGACGTCCAGGCAGGGCCCGTTCCCCGCGCGGATCGCCGACGTCGGCGTGGTCAAGGACCTCGCGACGCACGACATCGACCTCACGGCGTGGATCGCGCAGTCGCCCTACGTCAGCGTCGCCGGCCAGGTGACGCACCGGTCCGGTCGCGAGCACGAGGACATGGTGGTGGCGACCGGTCAGCTCGAGAGCGGCATCATCGTGTCGCACATCGTCAACTGGCTCTCACCCCGCAAGGTGCGCGAGACGGTCGCCACGGGGGAGAACGGGTCCTTCGTCGCCAACACCCTCTCCGGCGACCTGACCTTCGTCGCCAACGGCGACGTGCGCAGCGAGTGGGACGGCGTCTCGGTCTTCCGGGGCGTCTCCGAGGGTGACTCGATCCGGTATGCCATCGCTCGCCGAGAGCCGCTGCGGGTGGAGCAGGAAGGCTTCCGGGACGCCCTCTGGGGTCGCGACTCCGACATCGTGTCGATGGCCGACGGGGTGCACACCCTCAAGGTCGTGGAAGCGGTGCTGGAGTCCGCCGCGACCGACCGCACCATCACTCTGTGACCACCCCACCCCTCATCCCACCGGGCGTCGCGCATGGTTGCTCCAGACCGACCGGGCGTCGCCAATGGTTGCCCGAGGTGCCTTTCTGGACAGAGGTTTCTGGGGCCCGTTCCCCAGAACCCTCTGTCCACTTCCTGTGTCCTCCGGCGACTGTGAGTGGTTGAACCGTGCGTGAGCGCAAGCCCCTCGTCGTCCTGGCGTCGCGGATCTACGCCCCCGAGGCGGCGGCCGCGACCTTCCGGCTGTCGGCGTTGGTGCGTGCCCTCACCGATCGCGCCCGGGTCCGCGTCCTGACCACGACGCCGCCCCCGGCTCTGCGCCCACCACGGTCGACGCTCCGTGGGGTCCAGGGCAACCCGGCGCGACGCTCGGTGGGGGGTGAGGGCCAGCAGGAGGAGGGGCGTGCCAGCGCGGCAGGGGTGGAGGTGTCGCGGTGGCCGGTGCTGCGCGACGCGACCGGGTATGTCCGTGGCTACCTGCCCTACCTGTCCTTCGACCTGCCGCTCGCCCTCCGGCTGTTCACCGGTCCACGCCCCGACGTGGTCGTCGTGGAGCCGCCGCCGACGACGGGCGCGGTGACTCGGGTCGCGCTCGCGCTCCGAGGCGGGATCCACGGGCGAGGGATCCCCTACGTCTACTACGCAGCCGACGTGTGGTCCGACGCGACGGCCTCGATGGGTGCGCCCGCGCCGGTGGTGCAGGTCATGCGGCTGCTGGAGACCTTCGCGCTGCGCGGCGCGCGGGACGTCATCGCGGTCAGCGACGGGGTCGCCGAGCGCGTGCGGGCCCTGGCCGGCCCCGCCGCGCCGGTCACGGTCGTGCCCAACGGGATCGACACCGACGTCTTCACCCCGGACGGCGAGGTCCACGCGGACGCGCCTGAGACGGCATACCTCGTGTATGCCGGGACTGCCTCGGAGTGGCAGGGCGCGGAGGTCTTCGCCGAGGCGATGCGCGCGGTGGTGCGGGAGGTGCCGCACGCCCGGCTGGTGTTCCTCGGTCAAGGATCGTCCTGGCCGGCGTTGCAGCGCATCGCAGGCGAACTGCCCGTGGGGGCGATCGAGCTGCGCCCCCTGGTGCCGCCGGAAGAGGCTGCGCCGTGGCAGCGCGGCGCCGCGGCGGCGTTGGTGGGCGTGCGCCCGGGAGTGGGATACGACTTCGCGTATCCGACGAAGGTGGTCGCGGCGCTGGCGTGCGGGGCGCCCGTGGTCTTCGCCGGGCCGGGACCGGCCGCGGCGGACGTGCGCGACCACGGGCTCGGGGCGGCCGTCGAGCACGAGCCAGGGGCCGTGGCCGCAGCGATGGTGGCTGCCCTGCGCGCCTCGCCGGACGAGCAGGAGCGCGCCCGCCGGGTGGAGTGGGTCCGGGAGCACCGGAGCCTCTCGGCGACCGGTGAGGGCGCGGCCAGGATCGTGCTGGAGGCAGGTCTGTCAGTCCCGGGTGGCAGGCTCCCCCCATGGGACAGGTCGACGACGAGCTGAGTGGTTTCGCCCTCGGGATGCCCGGGGCGTGGCGGGACTCGCCGTGGGACGACGGCGACGTCGCGAAGGTCGGCCCGGGGGAGCGGGGCAAGATCTTCGCCTTCCTCGGTCCGGGCCGGCTGGGGGTGAAGTGCGGGCTGTCGCGGGAGGAGGCCGACGAGTGGCTCGACCGCTTCCCCGACGACGCGACCGTCATGGCCTACATCGGTCGCAGCGGGTGGAACGACCTGCGGACGGACGGGGCCATCCCGGTCGAGGAGTTGAAGGAGGCGATCGAGGACTCCTATGACATGGTGGTCAGCAGGATGCCGAGGAAGGACCGACCATGACCAGGTGGGGCAAGGAAGGCGAGCGGCCCGGTGCGCCGAAGGCCGAGGACCAGCTGGCCGACCAGGGCGTGACGAAGCGGCGTCCGTCGGCGGCGACCACGGCCCGCGCGGTCCAGAGCTGGGTCGACCAGACGATCGACCAGGCGCAGCGGCAGGGCACCTTCGACGATCTGCCGGGAGCCGGCAAGCCGCTGCGCGACGTCGACACGCGCAACGATCCCGACTGGTGGGTCAAGAGCCTGATCCAACGGGAGCAGCTCGACCTCTCCGGCGCGATGCCCGGTGTGATGCAGCTACGTCGGGAGAAGGCGGCCTATCCCGAGGCGCTGTTGCCGCTGCCGGACGAGGCGGCCGTCCGCGCGGCGGTCGAGGACTTCAACGCGCGGGTGCTCGCCGACCGCCGACGCCCGCACGCCGGGCCGACGTCGCCGCCGGTGGTGGGACGGCTCGACGTCGAGGAGATGGTGCAGGCCTGGCGGGAGGCCCGCGCCGCAGGCTGAGGGCGTCCGCGCTTGGCTTGTCCTCTCCGGTGACCCGGGTGCAGACACACCGAGCGCATCGCGGGGCACCCGGTGGCGCTGGGGAGGGGATTGCTAGCCTGAGCGGCACGCCACGCGGGGTGCCCACTGGGCTGAGAGGGAGACGATCCCGACCCGTCGAACCTGATCTCGATCATGCGAGCGGAGGGATCGTGGCCGTGCCGGCGATGGCACCCCTTTGTGTCTCGCGGAGGATGCCATGAGCTTCGCCGCCGAGCAGCGCGAGCGCTGCGACCATCTGTTCCAGGCCTTCTACGACCATCCCTACCTGCGCTCGCTCGCCGACGGCGGCGCCAGCCGGGAGAGTGTGCTGCACTACGTGGCTCAGGACCACGCATACCTCACCGCCTTCATGCGCGGTTATGGGCAGGGCATCGCGCTGAGCCCCGACCGGGAGTGGGTGGCTTGGTTCCGTGACCAGATCACCTTCCTGCTTGAGGATGAGACACATCCCCACCACGTGCTGTGCGCGGCCTTCGACGTCGACTACGCGTCCGTCACCGCCGCCCGGATGGCGCCGACCGCCCAGGCCTACATCAACCACATGATGCTGGCCGGGCGTGACAGCCTGGGGGTGCTCATGGCGGCACTCGCACCCTGCCCGTGGACCTACATCTGGGCAGCCCAGCGGCAGCAGGCGGAGGCTCCCGTGGCGGCGGACAACCCGTTCCGGGGGTGGTGGGAGTTCTACGCCGACGCGGGGGAGATCCTGCAGGACTTCACCGACCGCCTGGACCGGCTCGCCGAAGAGGCCGGCCCGGCTGAGCGGGCGAGGATGGCCCAGGCATTCGAGGACAGCTGCCACCTGGAGATCAGATTCTGGCAGATGGCCTGGACCCAGGAGACCTGGGAGGACTCGCTGAGCCTCGGGCGGGCGGTCGCTCTGACCTGACCGGCGCTCATCGGGGAGGGACGCGCCGACTGGCCGGCGCATACCGTGCGGCCGGTTGGCGCATACCGTGCGGCCGGTCCCTCAGGGGTGGTGGTGCTGTCGCCAGGCGTGGTGCACGGGGCCGGGGCCGTGGCCGATGGCGAGGTCCCGGCCGTGCTCCAGCGCGCCGGTGAGCCAGTCCTTGGCGTCGGTCACGGCCTCGATCCAGGTGTCGCGCACGGGGACCAGCGCGGTGATCGCCGAGGAGAGGGTGCAGCCAGTCCCGTGGGTGTGGGGGGTGTCGACGCGCGGGGTGCGCAGCTCGGTCAGGCCGTCGGCGTCGGCCCAGACGTCCACCGCGTCGCCGCCGAGGTCGGCCGCGTCGCTGTCGAGGTCGGCCGCGCCGTGCGCCTGCTCAGCACCAAGGTGGCCGCCCTTGAGCAGGACCCGCTCGGCACCGAGGCCGCGCAGCGCGAGCGCCTGGTCCCGCATCGTCGCCACGTCACCCGCCTGGGCCTCCGGGTCGAGGCCGAGGAGCACGGCCGCCTCGGGGAGGTTCGGGGTGATCGCGGCCACGTGCGGCAGCATCGAGCGCACCTCCTCGATCGCGTCCTCGTCGAGCAGACGGGAGCCCGCGGTCGAGACCATGACCGGGTCGAGCACCACGCGCGGCAACGAACCCGACCGGCACAGGTCGCCCACGGTGCGCGCCACCTCCGCGGTGCCGAGCATGCCGATCTTGGTCGCAGCGACGTCCAGGTCCGCCACCAGGGTCTCCACCTGCTCCCGCACGAAGGCGGCCGGCACGGGGAGCACCCCGGTCACCCCCTGCGTGCTCTGCGCGGTGAGCGAGGTCAGGACCGCGCAGCCGTAGGCCCCCAGCGCCGCGAAGGTCTTGAGGTCGGCCTGGATGCCCGCGCCACCGGAGGGGTCCGACCCGGCCACGGTCAGCACGATCGTCGTCATCGCGCGGCTCCCACCTGGTCTGCCAGGTCGCGGGCAGCCACCTGCGGGTCGTCGGCCGAGCAGATCCCGCTGACCACCGCCAACCCGTCCACCCCGGTCGCCAGGACCGCCGCGGCCCGGGCGGCGTCGATGCCGCCGATGGCCACGGACGGCAGCGTCGCGGCGGCCACCAGCTCGGCGAGGCCGTCGACCCCGACCGGCGTGGCGTGGTCGACCTTGCTGGGCGTCGCCCACACCGGTCCCAGCCCGAGGTAGTCCACCGTGCCCGCCGGCAGCTCGGCGGCGGCCCGCACCTGCTCCGCGGACGTGCACGACAGCCCGAGGTATGCCGTGTCGCCGAGCATCGCGCGCGCCGCCTCGGAAGCGAGGTCGGACTGGCCGACGTGGGCACCGTCGGCGCCGATGCGCTCCGCGAGGTGGACGCGGTCGTTGACGATGAGGGGGGCGGCAGACCTCGCGCCGTCGAGCGCGCGGCGGGCGAGCAGCCCGAGCGCGACGAACTCCTCGTCCGAGGCGTCCGGGTCGCGCAGCTGGACCACCGTCGCGCCACCCGCCACGGCGGCCCGGATGGTCGTGGAGAGGCCGTGGCGCCGCGTCATACCCGTGTCGGTCACGAGGTAGAGGCTGAGGTCGAGCGGGGCGCGGCTCATGCCAGCCGCACCCGCTCAGCCAGCGTGTCCGCCTCGAGCACGGCGAGTTCGTCCAGCAGCGCCACCGCGAAGCTCCCCGGCCCGGCCGACGCGGCGGCGGCACCGTCCGCGGCCACCGTCAGCGCTGCCGTGGCGGTCGTGGCCGCGAGCAGCGGGTCTGGCTCGACCGCCGCCGCGGCCGCCATGAGGGCGCCGAGCGCGCAGCCGACCCCGGTGACCCGGGTCATGAGTGCGTCACCGTTGTGCACCTCGACCGAGCGGGTGCCGTCGGTGAGCCGGTCCACCGGCCCGCTGACGGCCACCGCGCACCCGTGACTCCGCGCCAGGGACCGGGCCGTCTCGACGCTGTCGTCCGTGCTGTGCGTGGCGTCGACCCCGCGGCCTCCGGCCCCGCCGCCGAGCGCCAGGATCTCCGAGGCGTTGCCCCGGATGATCGCCGGGGCGGCGGCATCGAGCAGCTCGCGGGCGAGGCTCGTGCGCCAGGCCAGCCCGGCGGCGACCGGGTCGAGCACCCACGGGGTGGCGACCTCGCGCGCGCCCCGGACGGCGGCGCGCATCGCCTGCGACGTGTCGTCGTAGGGCGTCCCCAGGTTCACCAGCACCCCGCCGGCCACCCGGGCGAAGTCACCGGCCTCGTGCGGGTTGTCGACCATCGCCGGCGCGGCGCCCGCGGCGAGCAGCACGTTGGCGGTGAACGGCGCGACCACGATGTTGGTGAGGCACTGGGTCAGCGGGCTCTGGGTCCGCACCTCCGCCCAGCAGGCGGCGAGGCGGTCGGGGGAGACGGGCGTCTGGCTCATGACGATCCCTTCGCTAGTACGAGCTAGATCAGGTTCGACGGGTGTGATCTCAGCCGCACGTGCGGCACCCCGCGTCGCCCTCGACCCTAGCGCAGAGGTATGCCGAGACCCGCCCGGGGCGGACCCGTCCCGGGCCATCTCGCCTGTCGCCGCCGTCGCGGCCCCGTTCGCGTCGCGGCACCCGCTCGCGTCGCGGCCCCCGCTCGCGCCGGGTTCGTCAGTGCGTGGGTGCCCCGCCGATGCTGCGCGCCACCAGTCGGGCGACGAGGGGCAGCCGGGTCGCCCGCACCACCAGCCGACGCAGCACAAGGGCGGTCCGGCCCGTGGGGACGAAGCTGGAGGCGCCCTGGCGAGCACGGTCCTGCACGGGCTCGACCTGCGCGCGCCAGCGCGTCTCGTAGCGGTCGAGCGCCTGGGTCAGGGCGACTGCGGTCACGGGCCGGGTCAGGGTCGCCAGCTCCTGCCCGAGCGCGTACGCACCCGCGATGGCCAGCGAGGCCCCCTGACCGGCGATGAGCGACACGGCGTGCGCGGCATCACCCATGAGCAGCACCCGCCCGTGCCGCCACCGCGGAGCGATGGCCTGGGCCACCACGTCGACGAAGACGTCGTCCTCCGGCACACGCGCGATCAGTGCCTCTGCCGCGGGACCGGCCCCGACGAGCTGTTCGCGCAACCAGTCGACGCGGTCCGCGGGCAGCTCGGTGCCCCTGGCCAGCGTGAAGGTGGACACCAGCTCGTCGTCCATGGCGTAGGTGCCCACCTGGCGACCGATCGTGTCGCTCATCTCCACCGTCAGGCCGAGCCGCTCGGAGACCTCGGGTGCCTCGGTGCTGAAGGCGCCGGTGAGGAATCCGAGGTGGCGGACCGCGGCATCGGGGAAGAGCTGCGCCCGGGTGGGTGAGTGCAGTCCCTCGCAGATGAGCACCAGGTCGGCGTCGAGCTCGGTGCCGTCGTCCAACCGGACCCGCGCCACATCCTCCGAAGCATCCTCCTGGTCCCTGAGGTCCGCCATCTCCGCGACGTCCGCGACGGTGCGCCCGAAGTGCACCCGGGCCCCCTCGGGGAGGGTGGAGCGCAGCGCCTCCTCGAGGCCGCCGCGGGTGATCGACAGGAAGCGACCACCCTGCAGCTCGGCGAAGGCCGCCAACGGCAGCTCGCCGCTCGAGCGGCCGGTGGCCTGCACGAAGCGGGCCGCGCGATAGACGCGGCCGCGGGCGCTGATCGCGTCGAGTACGCCGAGCTCCTCGGCGGCGGCATACCCGGGCCCGAACAGATCCAGGGTGTAGCCCTCGGTGCGCGGCCCGGGCGCCACCTCGACGAGGTCGACCTGCCAGCCCAGCGACGTCAGCGCGTGTGCCACGGCGAGCCCGCTGATGCCCGCTCCACTGACCACAGCTCTCATCGGGAGTCCTTCCTGGTGAGCTCGACGAGGTGTGCCATGGCCTCGGCCACGGGGAAGTCCGGGTCCACGCTCCGGTGGAGCACGAGGCCCTCGATCCCGGCGACCAGGGCCGCGGCCCGGCTCCGCGCCGCAGCAGGCGGGTGTCCGACGTCGCGCAGCCGCTCCTCGAGGAGCGCGCGCAGCTCCCGGACGATCTGTCTGACCAATCCGGCGACCTCCGGGTCGCGGACAGCGGCGAGATAGGTCTCGGCGACCAGCATCGACGAGGGGTCACGGGTGAAGTCGGGGGAGTCGACCGTCGCGCCGTAGGCCAGCAGCCCCGGCTCCAGATCGGGGAGGGCGGCGGCGAAGGACGCCAGAGACAGCCGCAGCGAGGCGGTGGCGGCGTGCCGGCGCAGCTCCTCGGCCGAGGAGAAGTGGTAATGCACGACTCCGGGCCGCACCTGGGCCCGCTCCGCGACCGAGCGCACGCTGACCCGGCCCCAGCCCTCCTCGGCGATGAGGGCCGCGGCCGCCTCGAGCAGGGCCTCCCGGGTGCGCTCGCCCCGGGCAGCTCGTCCGTCACCGGTCATGGCGCGAGCGTACCGAAAATTGGACGAACGACCAAATAGATCACCGGGGCGCCACGGGCCATCGGAAGCGGGCTGCGGTGCGGTGCCCCGGCGACAGCCCAGGTCACGGCTACGCTGGACGGCGATGCTCGCTCTGTGGCGCACCGTCCGCCAGCTCCTGACGGTCCTGCCCCCCGGCACCAGCCGCTTCATCATCGGCTTCGCGGTGCTGCAGAGCCTGCTCGCCGTCCTCGACGTCGCCGCCCTGGGCCTGCTCGCGATCGTGCTCACGCCCATGCTCACCCAGCGCAGCGCGACGCTCCCGGTCCTGGGCATCGAGCTGTCCGAGCCGGTCGAGTTCGGGATCGTGCTGCTCGTCGTCGGCGGGCTCATCATCACCAAGTCGGTCTTCGCGATCCTGCTGCAGTGGTG encodes the following:
- a CDS encoding TetR/AcrR family transcriptional regulator — translated: MTGDGRAARGERTREALLEAAAALIAEEGWGRVSVRSVAERAQVRPGVVHYHFSSAEELRRHAATASLRLSLASFAAALPDLEPGLLAYGATVDSPDFTRDPSSMLVAETYLAAVRDPEVAGLVRQIVRELRALLEERLRDVGHPPAAARSRAAALVAGIEGLVLHRSVDPDFPVAEAMAHLVELTRKDSR